From the Natrarchaeobaculum aegyptiacum genome, one window contains:
- a CDS encoding nitrous oxide reductase accessory protein NosL yields the protein MNRRTFVCGTGLAATASLAGCLDRDSTEHNSNGSDDSGSNATAPDFSVPGSIDVLEVPTTMTVRDDAEFSLEVRHGGEKDHETAITVTLGTEEQTVRVPVTSGETERVSVTVPGTYDTVETGGISLGDNEWTVSSATIEDESHGTVTVQDAPVEWYQPDNEKICPVCNMLTEMYEPWAAQGTHPDGTRIEFCSIGCAVAYWNDPDSYESERGYDGKHEDTVEHELVTIWAPDFTDVDPDPADGSSAAHPGWGEYIDMREGYFVLDSRTFQKFTTPMPGGSPPCFADYDDALAYVEGKLEILPDDVDMDDVSEGDIVTLEKLDNAAKLFRSDYQQL from the coding sequence ATGAACCGACGAACGTTTGTCTGCGGTACTGGACTCGCGGCAACGGCATCCCTCGCTGGCTGTCTCGATCGCGACAGTACTGAACACAACTCCAACGGGAGTGATGACAGCGGGTCAAACGCAACCGCCCCCGATTTCTCGGTCCCGGGATCGATCGACGTCCTCGAGGTACCGACGACGATGACGGTCCGTGACGACGCCGAATTCTCCCTCGAGGTGAGACACGGCGGCGAGAAGGACCACGAGACGGCGATCACTGTCACGCTCGGGACCGAAGAGCAAACTGTGAGAGTTCCGGTTACCAGTGGCGAGACGGAACGCGTCTCGGTGACAGTTCCCGGAACCTACGACACCGTCGAGACGGGTGGGATCTCGCTCGGCGACAACGAGTGGACGGTCTCGTCGGCGACGATCGAGGACGAGTCACACGGCACGGTAACCGTACAGGACGCGCCGGTCGAGTGGTACCAGCCGGACAACGAGAAGATCTGTCCGGTCTGCAATATGCTAACGGAGATGTACGAGCCCTGGGCTGCCCAGGGCACACATCCGGACGGCACTCGGATCGAGTTCTGTTCGATCGGGTGCGCCGTGGCGTATTGGAACGACCCTGACAGTTACGAGTCAGAGCGGGGCTACGACGGCAAACACGAGGATACCGTCGAACACGAACTGGTGACGATCTGGGCACCGGACTTCACTGACGTCGACCCCGACCCGGCCGACGGGAGTTCGGCGGCCCATCCGGGCTGGGGGGAGTACATCGACATGCGCGAGGGGTACTTCGTCCTCGACAGCCGGACGTTCCAGAAGTTTACGACGCCGATGCCGGGTGGGAGCCCACCCTGTTTTGCCGACTACGACGATGCACTCGCGTACGTCGAAGGCAAACTGGAGATACTCCCCGACGATGTCGACATGGACGATGTCTCCGAAGGCGACATCGTCACCCTCGAGAAGCTCGACAACGCCGCAAAGCTGTTTCGGTCGGACTATCAGCAACTATGA
- a CDS encoding signal peptidase I, whose protein sequence is MSTSMLTRLGHLALAIVLVSLVAGQVLGYPILLGYVTSDSMEPTINAGDGFVAIPEPLAGDVGVGDVVVYESPDGDGLVTHRIVDETEAGYVTRGDGNPVTDQESGDPPLADDAVLATALQARGEVITIPSLGAVATTAGAAAVTAQTWLTDVLEFDQFQNASILPSVVLVLSVAGYLFETVRERSSRRTPSADVEPDPRRLALAFALFVVVVASAAMVVPAGSQTYTVVSSDPAPDADLVVEPGENADTTYRVANSGFTPVVAYLEPADDGVSVTPDSATVPGRDSEHASVTLDIPETTGHHDRTVVEWRYLYVFPRDVIDALYGWSPWVPFGAIVTTLGGLAYVTGRVVAGSPDVRALRNRTRQRSLSKSTRRR, encoded by the coding sequence ATGAGCACGAGCATGCTCACACGGCTCGGTCACCTCGCGCTGGCGATCGTACTCGTCTCGCTGGTTGCCGGGCAAGTACTCGGGTACCCGATCTTGCTCGGCTACGTTACGTCAGACAGTATGGAACCGACGATCAACGCTGGAGATGGATTCGTCGCCATCCCCGAACCACTGGCCGGTGACGTCGGCGTGGGTGACGTGGTCGTCTACGAATCACCCGACGGTGACGGACTGGTCACCCACCGTATCGTCGACGAGACCGAAGCCGGGTACGTCACCCGGGGTGACGGAAATCCCGTGACCGATCAAGAGAGCGGCGACCCCCCTCTCGCCGACGATGCAGTCCTTGCGACGGCGCTGCAGGCCAGAGGTGAGGTTATCACGATCCCCAGTCTTGGCGCTGTAGCAACGACGGCAGGGGCGGCTGCTGTCACCGCACAGACGTGGCTCACAGACGTGCTCGAGTTCGATCAGTTCCAGAACGCGTCCATACTCCCGTCTGTCGTTCTCGTCCTCTCTGTCGCCGGTTACCTCTTCGAGACTGTCCGCGAACGGAGTTCACGTCGCACACCGTCTGCGGACGTCGAGCCCGATCCACGCCGGCTGGCGCTCGCATTCGCACTCTTCGTTGTGGTCGTCGCTTCGGCCGCGATGGTCGTTCCTGCCGGCAGCCAGACGTACACGGTCGTCAGCTCCGATCCTGCTCCCGACGCCGACCTCGTCGTCGAGCCCGGAGAAAACGCCGACACGACCTATCGTGTCGCCAACAGCGGCTTTACACCGGTCGTCGCGTACCTCGAACCGGCAGACGACGGCGTCTCAGTGACTCCGGATTCGGCGACTGTCCCGGGGCGTGACAGCGAACACGCATCGGTTACCCTCGATATTCCAGAGACAACCGGCCATCACGACCGGACGGTCGTCGAGTGGCGGTATCTCTACGTCTTCCCACGAGACGTGATCGACGCCCTCTACGGCTGGAGCCCGTGGGTCCCGTTTGGTGCGATCGTCACCACCCTCGGTGGGCTAGCGTACGTCACCGGACGTGTCGTCGCTGGCTCGCCGGATGTCCGAGCACTCCGCAACCGAACACGACAGCGAAGCCTGAGCAAATCGACTCGTCGGCGATGA
- a CDS encoding DUF5305 domain-containing protein has protein sequence MNESLLRARVRLFDRRQLVVLAAVCLLCLGGWLTYTAYGTSEEVVKQQTTERLTVTGTLSHGATVVEPTTVYGNDNETTVADEPLYYQSVSPTTHGDVAVDYDAESSENVTVTIDLEADVRAVDDDDTVYWNISEPLADVEQSDVEPGETVSAPFEINVTDLEGRIDEIEHELDASPGETHPSLDVTVSLEGTVEGEPVSETWNHQIDVEIDESTYSFDSDDSFTEPVTDTTTVTSTESPGPIYTVGGPFLSTLGVVVGGVVLWIIRYPPSNAHRRWIDYRDSRTEFDDVIVRANLLPVGDLSFAEIMTLEELAILAIDIDSVVLEARDGDRYVVSDRDRTYVYHPPPEPWNQSEPDAVPADER, from the coding sequence ATGAACGAATCACTGCTTCGCGCCCGCGTTCGCCTCTTCGACCGGCGACAGCTCGTGGTACTGGCAGCCGTCTGTCTGCTTTGCCTCGGGGGATGGCTAACCTACACGGCTTACGGAACGTCCGAGGAGGTGGTCAAACAGCAGACGACCGAGCGACTAACGGTGACGGGAACGCTCTCTCACGGTGCGACCGTCGTCGAACCCACGACAGTCTACGGGAACGACAACGAGACCACGGTGGCCGACGAACCGCTCTACTACCAATCGGTCTCACCGACTACACACGGTGACGTCGCTGTCGACTACGACGCAGAGAGCAGCGAAAACGTCACCGTCACCATCGACCTCGAGGCCGACGTGCGGGCTGTCGACGACGACGACACCGTCTACTGGAACATTTCCGAACCGCTTGCCGACGTCGAACAATCGGACGTCGAACCGGGTGAGACCGTCTCTGCACCGTTCGAGATCAACGTCACCGACCTCGAGGGACGAATCGACGAGATCGAACACGAACTAGATGCCAGTCCGGGAGAGACTCACCCATCACTCGATGTAACCGTCTCTCTGGAGGGGACAGTCGAGGGTGAGCCGGTTTCAGAAACCTGGAACCACCAGATCGACGTCGAGATCGACGAATCGACGTACAGTTTCGACAGTGACGACTCGTTCACCGAGCCGGTAACCGATACCACAACAGTCACCAGTACCGAGTCTCCAGGTCCGATCTACACCGTCGGCGGACCGTTCCTGAGTACACTTGGTGTGGTCGTCGGTGGCGTCGTCCTGTGGATCATTCGCTATCCCCCCTCCAATGCCCACCGTCGATGGATCGACTACCGCGATTCCCGTACCGAGTTCGACGACGTAATCGTGCGAGCGAACTTGCTACCAGTTGGAGACCTCTCGTTCGCCGAAATCATGACACTCGAGGAACTCGCGATCCTCGCAATCGACATCGATTCGGTCGTTCTCGAGGCTCGAGATGGTGACCGGTACGTCGTCTCTGACCGGGACCGGACGTACGTTTACCACCCTCCGCCGGAGCCGTGGAACCAATCCGAACCAGATGCAGTTCCAGCGGACGAACGGTAG